In Caldicellulosiruptor morganii, the following proteins share a genomic window:
- a CDS encoding DUF3368 domain-containing protein, which yields MRKVIVNSTPIIAFNSINKLSLLKSLYEKVYIPYAVYEEVALSSPEDKRVNVEKYEFIVIEKIKNEEAKKFFSTSLHKGEVEVIILAKEIGAELCIIDDYLARKYANLFGLKVTGTIGILIKAKEKGLIQNVKPFLDELIKNKIYIGKDLYDQILEIVEEK from the coding sequence ATGCGTAAAGTAATTGTTAATTCAACTCCAATAATTGCATTTAACTCTATTAACAAACTGTCTTTGTTAAAATCTCTTTATGAAAAAGTTTATATTCCATATGCTGTATACGAAGAAGTTGCATTAAGCAGTCCTGAAGATAAAAGAGTAAATGTGGAAAAGTATGAATTTATTGTCATAGAAAAAATTAAAAATGAAGAAGCTAAAAAATTTTTTTCGACTTCATTGCATAAGGGCGAAGTAGAGGTAATAATCTTAGCAAAAGAAATAGGTGCCGAACTTTGCATTATTGATGATTATCTTGCCAGAAAATATGCAAACTTATTTGGTTTAAAAGTAACAGGTACTATTGGTATTCTAATTAAAGCTAAAGAAAAAGGGCTAATTCAAAATGTTAAACCATTTCTTGATGAATTAATAAAAAATAAAATCTATATTGGCAAAGATTTGTATGACCAAATTTTAGAAATTGTTGAAGAAAAATAA
- a CDS encoding UPF0175 family protein codes for MMHKNINIELPFEIFLALREDENKLSAEIKKLIAAKYYKEKKLSIGQAAELANLSEGEFIKYLAEQGISIFHFDHPNEIEEDVQNA; via the coding sequence ATGATGCATAAAAATATTAATATAGAACTCCCTTTTGAAATATTCTTAGCTTTGCGGGAAGATGAAAACAAATTATCTGCTGAAATAAAGAAGTTAATTGCTGCAAAGTATTATAAAGAAAAAAAATTATCAATTGGTCAGGCAGCCGAACTTGCAAATCTCAGTGAGGGAGAATTCATAAAATATTTAGCTGAGCAAGGAATTTCAATATTTCATTTTGACCACCCAAACGAAATAGAAGAGGATGTTCAAAATGCGTAA
- the greA gene encoding transcription elongation factor GreA, translating to MAREMDTAKFQLSREAYEKYLKELEILKTVKRKEVAEKIKIARSFGDLSENSEYDEAKAEQAALEERIAYLEKLINNAKIIDKDEVSTDYVGIGTNVKIQNVDTGEVVEYSIVGSKEANPFEFKISDESPVGRALMGKKVGDIVEVTVPAGKFRYRILEISK from the coding sequence ATGGCAAGAGAAATGGATACAGCAAAGTTTCAACTTTCGCGTGAAGCCTATGAAAAATACTTGAAGGAACTTGAAATTCTTAAAACTGTTAAAAGAAAAGAGGTTGCTGAAAAGATAAAGATTGCTCGTTCATTCGGTGACCTTTCAGAAAATTCTGAATACGACGAAGCCAAAGCAGAGCAGGCAGCTTTGGAAGAGAGAATTGCATACTTAGAAAAGCTCATAAACAATGCAAAGATAATTGACAAAGATGAGGTTTCAACCGATTATGTGGGAATTGGTACAAATGTGAAAATTCAGAATGTGGATACAGGCGAAGTGGTAGAATATTCTATTGTAGGTTCAAAAGAGGCAAATCCTTTTGAGTTCAAAATCTCCGATGAGTCGCCTGTTGGCAGAGCGCTGATGGGCAAAAAGGTTGGTGATATTGTGGAAGTTACTGTTCCCGCTGGAAAGTTCAGATATAGGATACTTGAAATATCAAAATAA
- the lysS gene encoding lysine--tRNA ligase: MSEFEFTQEELNEQIQNRIKKLRELQQNRYNPYEKVKYDIAHYSTEIKENFDQFEGKFVSVAGRMLSKRGHGKASFVDILDSKGKIQVYIKIDEVGEDKYQEFKEFYDIGDIIGVKGEVFKTHKGEISIKAKEIEMLTKCLRPLPEKWHGLKDVDTRYRKRYLDLIVNPQVRDTFIKRSLIIRSIRKYLDERGFLEVETPVLSPIAGGAAARPFITHHNALDMDLYLRIATELHLKRLIVGGFDRVYELGRVFRNEGISIKHNPEFTTIEIYQAYADYKDMMNLTEELITTVAKEVLGTLKITYQGQEIDLTPPWQRLTMIEAIKKYVGVDFSQVLSLDEARKIAKDLGIEVEDSWQIGHIINEVFEQKVEDFLVQPTFIMDYPVEVSPLAKRKRDNPQFTERFELFITCREMANAFSELNDPFDQRERFLEQLKERQRGNQEAHMMDEDFIEALEYGMPPTGGLGIGIDRLVMLLTDSYSIRDVLLFPTMRPKD; this comes from the coding sequence ATGAGTGAGTTCGAATTTACTCAGGAGGAGTTAAACGAACAGATACAGAACAGGATAAAAAAGCTAAGAGAACTTCAGCAGAATAGATACAATCCATATGAAAAGGTAAAATATGATATAGCTCACTATTCAACAGAGATTAAAGAGAATTTTGACCAGTTTGAAGGCAAGTTTGTATCTGTTGCGGGAAGGATGCTGTCAAAAAGGGGTCATGGCAAGGCTTCGTTTGTGGATATATTGGATTCAAAAGGGAAAATTCAGGTTTATATCAAAATTGATGAAGTTGGTGAGGATAAATATCAGGAATTCAAAGAATTTTATGATATTGGTGATATTATAGGTGTCAAGGGTGAGGTCTTCAAGACTCATAAAGGTGAGATTTCAATCAAGGCAAAAGAGATTGAGATGCTAACAAAGTGCTTGAGGCCCCTTCCAGAAAAATGGCATGGTCTTAAAGATGTTGACACAAGGTACAGGAAAAGATATCTTGATTTAATTGTAAATCCCCAGGTAAGGGACACTTTTATAAAAAGAAGTTTGATTATCCGCTCGATCAGGAAATATCTGGATGAGAGGGGTTTTTTAGAGGTAGAAACGCCGGTTTTAAGCCCGATAGCAGGCGGTGCTGCTGCAAGACCATTTATCACTCACCACAATGCACTTGACATGGACCTTTACCTTAGAATAGCAACAGAGCTGCACCTCAAGAGGCTAATTGTTGGCGGATTTGACAGGGTATATGAACTTGGAAGGGTTTTTAGAAACGAGGGTATATCAATAAAGCACAATCCAGAATTTACAACAATTGAGATTTACCAGGCATATGCTGATTACAAAGATATGATGAATTTGACCGAAGAATTGATAACAACTGTTGCTAAAGAGGTTTTGGGGACACTGAAAATAACATATCAGGGGCAGGAGATTGACCTCACACCCCCATGGCAGAGGCTTACAATGATTGAGGCAATAAAGAAATATGTTGGAGTTGACTTTTCGCAGGTTCTGTCATTGGATGAGGCAAGAAAGATTGCAAAAGACCTTGGCATTGAAGTTGAGGACAGCTGGCAAATAGGTCATATTATAAATGAGGTTTTTGAACAGAAGGTTGAGGACTTTTTGGTTCAGCCAACATTTATCATGGACTATCCTGTTGAGGTATCACCGCTTGCAAAACGCAAAAGAGACAATCCACAGTTTACAGAGAGGTTTGAACTTTTCATAACATGCAGGGAAATGGCGAATGCTTTTTCAGAGCTGAACGACCCGTTTGACCAGAGAGAGAGATTTTTGGAGCAGTTAAAAGAGAGGCAAAGAGGTAACCAGGAAGCTCACATGATGGATGAGGACTTCATAGAGGCGTTAGAGTATGGAATGCCACCCACAGGTGGGCTTGGTATTGGGATTGATAGGCTTGTTATGCTGCTTACCGATTCTTACTCAATAAGAGATGTTTTGCTTTTCCCCACCATGCGACCAAAAGACTAA
- a CDS encoding acyl-CoA dehydratase activase-related protein, which translates to MKIAIPHALLYYYYFPLWDTLFKELGFEVVDTGITNKDILDKGSKAAVSDICAPIKIFTGHVIEGLEKADYVFVPRFARIKKPEYFCPKFMGLPDIIEGTVEGSSKRVISPIIYEKDNENISSPRIYNVLTEVFGFSHRELRFALKKAEEVFLRFKNLLHSGLSCDKALESYRFGRWEEDLKRVKKDGEVTVAVLGYVYDVYDSFISMDVIKKLEAMNVNIKTFEMVPTDVAYANLKHYRKNLFWTFSNRILGAGLFYLKDPEVDGVIHVTAFGCGPDAIVGRFLQYESDIAGKPFTTLRVDEHTGEGHMLTRLEAFVDMLKRKKWASVLHEV; encoded by the coding sequence ATGAAGATAGCAATCCCCCATGCACTTTTGTACTATTATTATTTTCCTCTTTGGGACACGTTATTTAAAGAGCTCGGCTTTGAAGTTGTTGATACCGGAATAACAAATAAAGATATACTTGACAAAGGTTCCAAGGCGGCTGTTTCGGATATCTGCGCACCGATTAAGATTTTTACCGGGCATGTCATAGAAGGGCTTGAAAAGGCAGATTATGTTTTTGTTCCAAGGTTTGCGCGGATAAAAAAGCCGGAATACTTTTGTCCCAAATTTATGGGGCTTCCTGATATAATTGAAGGGACTGTTGAGGGAAGCAGCAAAAGAGTAATCTCTCCCATAATATATGAAAAGGACAATGAAAATATTAGTTCACCAAGGATATACAATGTTCTGACAGAAGTCTTTGGTTTTTCTCACAGAGAGCTGAGATTTGCTTTAAAGAAAGCTGAAGAAGTATTTTTGAGGTTTAAGAATTTGCTTCACAGCGGTCTTAGCTGTGATAAGGCGCTTGAGAGCTACAGGTTTGGACGTTGGGAAGAGGATTTGAAAAGAGTGAAAAAGGATGGAGAAGTGACTGTAGCTGTTCTGGGGTATGTTTATGATGTCTATGACTCTTTTATAAGCATGGATGTGATAAAAAAGCTTGAAGCAATGAATGTCAATATAAAAACCTTTGAGATGGTGCCAACAGATGTGGCATATGCAAACCTGAAACACTACAGAAAAAACCTGTTCTGGACGTTTTCAAATAGAATCCTGGGAGCAGGTCTTTTCTATCTCAAAGACCCGGAGGTTGACGGTGTGATTCATGTCACAGCATTTGGATGTGGACCTGATGCGATTGTGGGAAGGTTTTTGCAGTATGAAAGTGATATTGCCGGAAAGCCTTTTACAACTTTGAGAGTTGATGAGCACACAGGCGAAGGACATATGCTGACAAGGCTTGAGGCATTTGTGGATATGCTAAAGAGAAAAAAATGGGCAAGTGTGTTGCATGAAGTTTAA
- a CDS encoding 2-hydroxyacyl-CoA dehydratase, whose translation MKVSFPYMGSAIVYKKLFEFLEHEVIMPPKPTQKTMDLGVKYSPEFACIPLKMVMGTYLEAIERGAKVLVTSGGHGPCRAGFYGDTHRNILKSLGYDDVELIIFDAPQDNWKAFWQNVQKVRNGLPWHKIINRMYTLYRFVQKLDELEKMVQKIRPYEINKGQTTQVWNEIQEKFDKIKTRKELYEVYEECKKMLLSIPTKEVDEKDRIRVGIVGEIYVVMESSINFGIEEILGNLGVEVERSLYLFEWINDNLVPWVLRPRRFKEIIKKGQRYIKILIGGHAVETVGHIVDFKERGFDGIVHLMPFACLPELVTQSLIPKISKELDIPILSLPIDEQTGKANMLTRIEAFIDLLRHRKKGKTKEVFVDELQQHAEEERVVMV comes from the coding sequence ATGAAGGTTTCTTTTCCGTATATGGGGTCAGCAATAGTATATAAAAAGCTTTTCGAGTTTTTGGAGCACGAGGTTATAATGCCGCCAAAGCCAACCCAAAAAACAATGGACCTTGGAGTAAAGTATTCACCCGAGTTTGCCTGCATTCCTCTCAAGATGGTGATGGGCACATATTTGGAGGCTATTGAAAGAGGGGCAAAAGTGCTTGTCACATCCGGTGGGCATGGCCCGTGCAGAGCAGGTTTTTATGGTGATACCCACAGAAATATATTAAAGTCACTTGGCTATGATGATGTTGAACTTATTATATTCGACGCACCGCAGGATAACTGGAAGGCGTTCTGGCAAAATGTCCAGAAAGTCCGAAACGGTCTTCCATGGCATAAGATTATAAATAGAATGTATACATTATACAGATTTGTGCAGAAGTTAGATGAGCTTGAAAAGATGGTGCAAAAGATAAGACCTTATGAAATCAACAAGGGGCAGACAACACAGGTCTGGAATGAAATCCAGGAAAAGTTTGATAAAATAAAAACACGAAAAGAACTTTATGAAGTGTATGAAGAATGCAAAAAGATGCTTCTGAGTATTCCAACAAAAGAGGTTGATGAAAAAGACAGGATTAGAGTAGGGATTGTTGGTGAAATTTACGTTGTTATGGAAAGTTCAATTAATTTTGGTATAGAAGAAATTCTGGGCAATCTTGGTGTTGAGGTTGAAAGAAGCCTTTATCTTTTTGAATGGATAAATGACAATCTGGTTCCATGGGTATTGCGCCCCAGGAGGTTTAAAGAGATAATTAAAAAAGGGCAGAGGTATATAAAGATTCTGATAGGTGGACATGCTGTGGAAACTGTTGGGCACATTGTGGACTTTAAAGAAAGAGGATTTGACGGGATAGTCCATCTTATGCCATTTGCATGTCTGCCGGAGCTTGTGACACAGAGTCTTATACCAAAAATTTCAAAAGAACTTGATATCCCAATTTTATCTTTGCCTATTGATGAGCAAACAGGAAAGGCAAATATGTTAACAAGAATAGAAGCCTTCATTGACCTTTTGAGGCACAGAAAAAAGGGAAAGACCAAAGAAGTCTTTGTGGATGAGCTTCAACAACATGCTGAGGAAGAAAGGGTTGTCATGGTATGA
- a CDS encoding acyl-CoA dehydratase activase has product MKSIYIGVDVGSVSTNVVAIDRDVNVLFKTYIRTNGQPIDSVKEGIRQLKESLGDVEVLGVGTTGSGRQLAGAILGADVIKNEITAHATATIHFVPDVRTIFEIGGQDSKIIIIKDQMVVDFAMNTVCAAGTGSFLDHQAERLKIPIEQFGDLALSAKNSVRIAGRCTVFAESDMIAKQQFGFSKAEIIRGLCDALVRNYLNNVGRGKNLEPPYVFQGGVAANRGIKAAFERELKSEIIVPEHFNVMGAIGSAILAKDYIEKNKVKTNFRGFDAADIEFTTSSFECKGCSNRCEVVRVAMEGKVIAMWGDRCGKWTNSL; this is encoded by the coding sequence ATGAAGAGTATCTACATAGGTGTTGATGTTGGGTCTGTTTCTACGAATGTTGTTGCCATTGATAGAGATGTCAATGTTCTTTTTAAGACATATATAAGGACAAATGGGCAGCCGATCGACTCTGTGAAAGAGGGAATCCGTCAGCTTAAAGAAAGCCTTGGCGATGTGGAAGTTCTGGGGGTTGGCACAACCGGCTCTGGAAGGCAGCTTGCCGGTGCCATCCTTGGTGCAGATGTAATCAAAAATGAGATAACAGCACACGCAACAGCAACAATCCACTTTGTGCCGGATGTCAGAACAATCTTTGAAATAGGCGGACAGGATTCGAAGATAATAATTATCAAGGACCAGATGGTTGTGGACTTTGCAATGAACACTGTGTGTGCTGCCGGGACAGGGTCTTTTTTGGACCATCAGGCAGAAAGGCTCAAAATTCCAATTGAGCAGTTTGGGGACCTGGCGCTGTCGGCGAAAAATTCTGTCAGGATTGCGGGAAGGTGCACTGTATTTGCAGAGTCGGATATGATTGCAAAGCAGCAGTTTGGTTTTTCAAAGGCGGAGATAATAAGAGGGCTGTGTGATGCGCTTGTTAGAAATTACCTGAACAACGTAGGAAGGGGTAAAAACTTAGAGCCGCCTTATGTTTTCCAGGGCGGGGTTGCGGCAAATAGGGGTATAAAGGCTGCATTTGAAAGGGAGCTGAAAAGTGAGATTATCGTCCCTGAGCATTTTAACGTTATGGGTGCAATAGGCAGTGCAATACTGGCAAAGGACTACATTGAAAAGAATAAAGTAAAGACAAACTTCAGAGGATTTGATGCTGCAGACATCGAATTTACAACATCATCTTTTGAGTGCAAAGGATGTTCCAACAGGTGCGAGGTTGTAAGGGTTGCAATGGAAGGAAAGGTCATTGCAATGTGGGGCGACAGATGCGGTAAGTGGACAAATTCCTTATAG
- a CDS encoding zinc-binding metallopeptidase family protein yields the protein MSLLLKMCAIESYPGKEDELKEFVENELSSMHVFYDDDGLNNLFGERGKNPRVLLNAHLDSFGSEQMNKNWMMEVVYDEKTGRIKGNGTRPVGADDRCGIAIILALLRFTDFSFKFLFTTSCEDEHRGVRFFIRSIARRLHFLQDGDELIKV from the coding sequence ATGTCACTTCTTTTGAAGATGTGCGCTATAGAGTCATACCCGGGGAAAGAAGATGAGCTCAAAGAATTTGTGGAAAATGAACTGAGTAGTATGCATGTCTTTTACGATGATGATGGTCTGAACAACCTTTTTGGAGAGAGAGGGAAAAATCCCAGAGTGCTTTTGAATGCACATCTTGACTCTTTCGGCAGTGAACAGATGAACAAAAATTGGATGATGGAAGTGGTGTACGATGAAAAAACCGGCAGAATAAAAGGAAACGGTACACGTCCAGTAGGTGCTGATGACAGGTGCGGGATCGCAATAATTCTGGCTCTTTTGAGATTCACAGACTTTAGTTTCAAATTTCTCTTCACAACTTCCTGCGAAGATGAGCACAGAGGAGTGAGATTTTTTATCAGAAGTATAGCAAGAAGACTCCATTTTCTACAAGATGGAGATGAATTGATAAAAGTGTGA
- a CDS encoding RNA-guided endonuclease InsQ/TnpB family protein, which translates to MYKTQKNHIRCDKKTYKLLRKLCHFSKNLYNFALYHIRQHYFQTHEHLRYESVYHLVKENKNYRLLPSQVAQQTLISVDEAFKSFLNLLKAKKEGKIKEKVLMPRYLPKDGMYQIVFPKDQFKIEDRKVRLSLGRNFSKEFGVKYLYFDLPKNIAGKKIKEVRVIPRYHGKWFEIEYVYEEKEHDYELDKNRILAIDLGLNNFAAVVSAIGTAFLIEGRFLKSVNRWYNKEKARLQSVYSKQGIKYGSKLAQISLKRQHIVENFLNQAVNFVVKHCLENKIGVVVVGRMKEIKKGIELGKVNNQSFVGIPYKKFKRKLEAKCRLYGIEYVEVEESYTSQRCSRCGVVDRSNRKHRGLYVCKECGNVVNADINGAINILLKVAGESAIKQIISSGCVNHPVRIRVA; encoded by the coding sequence GTGTACAAAACACAGAAAAATCATATAAGATGTGATAAGAAAACATACAAACTTTTGCGAAAGCTCTGTCACTTTTCTAAAAACCTGTACAACTTTGCTCTGTATCATATAAGACAGCACTACTTTCAAACCCATGAACACCTGCGATATGAAAGCGTATACCATCTTGTGAAAGAGAACAAAAACTACAGACTTTTGCCATCACAGGTTGCTCAGCAGACACTTATTTCGGTGGATGAAGCTTTTAAATCTTTTTTGAACCTTTTGAAAGCCAAAAAGGAAGGAAAGATAAAAGAGAAAGTTTTAATGCCAAGATACTTACCCAAGGATGGGATGTATCAGATAGTTTTCCCAAAAGACCAGTTCAAAATAGAAGACAGAAAAGTGAGACTGAGTCTTGGTAGAAACTTTTCAAAGGAGTTTGGGGTAAAATACTTATATTTTGATTTGCCAAAAAACATTGCAGGCAAAAAGATTAAAGAAGTCAGGGTAATCCCGAGATACCATGGTAAATGGTTTGAGATTGAGTATGTGTATGAGGAAAAGGAGCATGATTATGAACTTGACAAAAACAGAATATTGGCAATAGACCTGGGGTTAAACAACTTTGCAGCGGTGGTTAGTGCCATTGGGACTGCCTTTTTGATAGAAGGCAGGTTTTTAAAATCAGTCAACCGATGGTACAACAAGGAAAAAGCAAGACTGCAAAGTGTATACTCCAAACAGGGAATCAAATATGGCTCAAAACTTGCTCAAATTTCTCTTAAAAGACAGCATATAGTTGAGAACTTTTTAAATCAGGCTGTGAACTTTGTAGTTAAGCACTGTCTGGAAAATAAAATAGGAGTAGTTGTTGTGGGCAGGATGAAAGAGATAAAGAAGGGTATAGAGCTGGGGAAGGTGAACAATCAGAGCTTTGTTGGAATACCATACAAGAAGTTTAAGAGAAAATTAGAAGCAAAGTGCAGGTTGTATGGAATAGAGTATGTGGAGGTAGAAGAAAGTTACACCTCACAGAGGTGCAGCAGATGTGGGGTGGTTGACAGGAGTAACAGAAAGCACAGGGGCTTGTATGTATGCAAGGAATGTGGGAATGTGGTGAATGCGGATATAAATGGGGCGATAAACATACTTTTAAAGGTAGCTGGTGAGTCTGCGATAAAGCAGATAATCAGTAGTGGGTGTGTGAACCACCCTGTGAGAATAAGGGTAGCTTAA
- the ilvE gene encoding branched-chain-amino-acid transaminase: protein MEEKLIYIDGEFYKKSEAKISVFDHGFLYGDGVFEGIRVYNGKIFKCKEHVDRLYQAAKAIYMEIPISKEEMVEALKKTCRLNNIKDGYIRLVVSRGVGDLGLSPTKCPKPTIVIIADSIVLYPQEMYEKGMKVITASTRRNNPQCLDPQIKSLNYLNNILAKIEANRAGVPEAIMLTQDGYVTECTGDNIFIVKDGELITPPVYLGALDGITRRTVMKLAKDLGIPVYEKVFTLYNLYNADECFFTGTAAEVIAVTEVDGRKIGSGEVGPITKKLMEEFKKLTLVDGVDIYD, encoded by the coding sequence ATGGAGGAAAAACTTATATACATTGATGGGGAGTTTTACAAAAAATCAGAGGCAAAGATATCGGTTTTTGACCATGGCTTTTTGTACGGTGATGGAGTGTTTGAAGGGATAAGAGTCTACAATGGGAAGATTTTCAAGTGCAAGGAGCACGTGGACAGACTGTATCAAGCAGCAAAGGCAATCTATATGGAAATACCTATATCGAAAGAAGAGATGGTGGAAGCTTTAAAGAAAACCTGCAGGTTGAATAACATTAAGGATGGATATATAAGGCTTGTGGTATCACGCGGTGTTGGTGATCTGGGTCTTTCACCAACCAAATGCCCAAAGCCAACCATTGTTATAATTGCTGACTCAATTGTTCTGTATCCCCAGGAGATGTATGAAAAGGGCATGAAGGTTATAACTGCCTCAACAAGGCGAAATAATCCTCAGTGTTTGGACCCGCAGATAAAATCTTTAAACTATTTAAACAACATCCTGGCAAAGATTGAAGCAAACAGGGCTGGTGTGCCGGAGGCTATAATGCTCACCCAGGATGGCTATGTGACAGAGTGCACAGGTGATAACATCTTTATTGTGAAAGATGGAGAGCTTATTACACCGCCTGTTTACCTTGGTGCTCTTGATGGAATTACAAGAAGGACGGTTATGAAACTTGCAAAAGACCTTGGTATCCCGGTGTATGAAAAGGTGTTTACGCTCTACAACCTTTACAATGCTGATGAGTGTTTCTTCACAGGAACGGCTGCAGAAGTTATAGCGGTGACAGAGGTTGATGGTAGAAAAATAGGAAGTGGCGAGGTTGGACCAATCACGAAGAAGCTTATGGAAGAGTTCAAAAAACTTACACTTGTTGACGGTGTTGATATATATGATTAA
- the ilvD gene encoding dihydroxy-acid dehydratase: MRSDIVKKGFEKAPQRSLFKAMGYTDEELRRPLIAVVNSWNEIVPGHIHLDRIAEAVKAGIRLAGATPVEFNVIGVCDGIAMGHIGMKYSLITRELIADSIEAMAMAHQFDGMVLIPNCDKIVPGMLMAAARVNIPSIFISGGPMLAGRVDDKVCDLNSVFEGVGAYSAGKISEEELYALEENACPGCGSCSGMFTANTMNCLSEVLGLALPGNGTIPAVMAARIRLAKMAGMKIVELVEKDIKPSDILTVEAFENALAVDMALGGSTNTILHLPAIANELGIKLDLDIINHISDRTPNLCKLSPAGHYHIEDLYFAGGVQAVMNELSKKGLIHLNLLTVTGKTVGENIKDARVKDYNVIRPVDNPYSHTGGLVIVRGNLAPDGAVVKKSAVPPKLMKHRGPARVFESGEEVFEAILKGKIQKGDVIVIRYEGPKGGPGMREMLSPTSALAGVGLIEDVALITDGRFSGATRGACFGHVSPEAAERGPIAAVQDGDIISIDIENKTLTLEVPEEEIKRRLESLPPFEPKVKKGYLYRYSKLVRSASTGAILE; encoded by the coding sequence ATGCGAAGTGATATTGTAAAAAAAGGTTTTGAAAAAGCTCCCCAGCGCTCACTTTTCAAAGCGATGGGGTACACGGATGAAGAGCTCAGAAGACCTCTGATTGCTGTTGTGAACTCATGGAACGAGATAGTACCGGGGCATATTCACCTTGACAGGATTGCAGAGGCAGTAAAGGCGGGAATTAGGCTTGCAGGTGCAACACCTGTGGAGTTTAACGTCATAGGTGTTTGTGACGGCATTGCAATGGGGCATATTGGCATGAAGTATTCTCTTATCACAAGAGAGCTCATTGCAGACTCAATTGAAGCAATGGCAATGGCACATCAGTTTGACGGTATGGTTTTGATTCCAAACTGCGACAAGATTGTACCGGGTATGCTTATGGCAGCTGCAAGAGTGAACATCCCGAGCATATTCATAAGCGGTGGACCTATGCTGGCAGGACGGGTTGATGATAAAGTATGCGACCTCAACTCTGTATTTGAGGGTGTTGGGGCATACTCTGCCGGAAAGATTTCCGAAGAAGAGCTGTATGCACTTGAGGAAAATGCATGCCCGGGCTGTGGCTCATGTTCCGGGATGTTTACAGCAAACACAATGAACTGCCTCAGCGAGGTGCTTGGACTTGCACTTCCCGGAAATGGTACGATTCCAGCGGTTATGGCAGCGCGAATTCGACTTGCCAAAATGGCTGGTATGAAGATAGTTGAGCTTGTTGAAAAAGACATAAAACCATCTGATATTCTGACAGTTGAGGCATTTGAAAACGCTCTGGCAGTTGACATGGCGCTTGGTGGCTCAACAAACACCATTTTGCACCTTCCGGCTATTGCAAATGAGCTTGGGATAAAGCTTGACCTTGATATTATAAACCACATCAGTGACAGAACACCAAACCTTTGCAAACTCTCACCTGCAGGGCATTACCATATCGAGGACCTTTACTTTGCAGGTGGCGTTCAGGCTGTTATGAACGAGCTTTCCAAAAAAGGGTTGATTCATTTAAATCTTTTGACAGTTACAGGTAAAACTGTGGGAGAGAATATAAAAGATGCAAGGGTTAAAGATTACAATGTAATAAGACCTGTGGACAATCCATACTCACACACAGGTGGGCTTGTGATTGTGAGGGGCAACCTTGCGCCCGATGGTGCTGTTGTGAAAAAAAGTGCGGTGCCACCTAAGCTGATGAAGCACAGAGGACCTGCACGTGTGTTTGAAAGCGGTGAAGAGGTGTTTGAGGCAATCCTGAAAGGAAAGATTCAAAAAGGTGATGTTATTGTCATAAGATACGAAGGACCAAAAGGTGGACCCGGTATGAGAGAGATGCTCTCACCAACATCGGCTCTGGCAGGGGTTGGACTTATTGAAGATGTTGCACTCATCACCGATGGAAGGTTTTCAGGTGCAACAAGAGGTGCATGTTTTGGGCATGTATCACCGGAGGCAGCAGAGAGAGGTCCGATTGCTGCTGTGCAGGATGGAGATATCATCTCAATTGATATAGAGAATAAAACACTTACCCTGGAAGTTCCTGAAGAGGAAATAAAAAGAAGGCTTGAAAGCCTTCCACCGTTTGAGCCAAAAGTGAAAAAGGGGTATCTTTACAGATACTCAAAGCTTGTAAGGTCAGCGTCAACCGGTGCTATACTTGAATAA